From the genome of Syntrophus gentianae:
GGGGATTTCGACGGAGAATTGGAACCTCCTTTCACGAGATCCACAACATCCCATGGAGCAACGGGCGATATCGGGACAATATCCGCCCGGCTCAACCTACAAATTGGTTGTTGCCGCTGCAGCGCTGGAAGAGGGGTTGATTTCACCCGATACGTCGATTTTATGTACGGGGTCTTTCGATCTGGGCAACCATACTTACCGGTGTTGGCAGAAACATGGACATGGAATGGTGAACCTCCATCGGGCCATTGTTGAATCCTGCGATGTTTATTTTTATTCCATCGGGAAAAAGCTCGGTGTCGATAAAATTGCCTGGTATTCGAAAAAGTTCGGCTTTGGCGCCGTAACCGGCATTGATCTGCCCCGGGAAAAGGCGGGAATCATTCCCACAAGTGAATGGAAACTGGCAAGATTCAAAAAACCATGGCAAATGGGGGAGACCATTTCGGTATCGATTGGTCAGGGCTTCAATTCCGTAACGCCTCTCCAGTTGGCCGCTGCCTACAGTGCACTGGCCAATGGCGGAACCGTTTATCGCCCCCATATTGTCAAAAGGATTGAAGCCTCGGATGGCCGCTTGATTCAGGCCATGAAAGCGGAAAAGCTGGGAACGCTTCCTCTCAGCCGGAAAACCATCGAGTTGCTGAAAAGCGGCTTATGGGGGGTCGTCAACGAGAAACGCGGGACCGGCGGTGCACTGCGACGTCCGCAACTGGATGTCTGCGGCAAGACTGGAACGGCCCAGGTCATTGGCCTCCCTTCCAACGAAAAGGCCCGCCGGGCTTTGCAAGCCAACAGATCCTATCAGGACCATGCCCTGTTTACCTGTTTCGCTCCCTGCCGGAATCCGGAAATTGCGGTAGCGGTCATTGTCGAGCATGGCGGCCACGGAGGATCGGCAGCGGCGCCCATTGCCCGGAAAGTGCTTGATGCTTATGATCAAAGGAAGAAATATGGCGCTAAGATACCCTTGTTAGAGGAGGAAATCCTCAAGGAGTCCATGGGGGATCGAGATATAAAGGAAGAAGGCAGGAGGAGACCCGAAGATGAAAGTGAAGGGGATTAGCAGGTTTGACACTTTGAAATTTTCAGAGGGAAGACGATGAGGTTTGACCGCCGCCTTGTTTTGAACTTTGACTGGACGTTGCTCATCCTTGTTTTGCTTCTCTGCGCCACTGGGGTTCTGAATATTTTCAGCGCAAGTTACTCATTTTCCGGCGCTAAAGCGAATCTGTTCTATATCAAACAGCTTCAATGGATACTTCTCGGTCTTTTCTGTATGAGTATTGCCTTTTGCATCGACTATCGGTTTATTTGTCAATATGCTTATATTCTTCATGGAACAGCCGTCTGTTGCCTGATTGTCGTGTTTTTCTACGGATTTGCAACCCATGGATCGCAGCGTTGGATTTCCCTGGGAAGTTTTTCTCTGCAACCTTCGGAATTGGTGAAATTGACCCTTATCCTGGCCCTGGCAAAATATTTCGACGAACATAAGCTCGATCAGGGTTACTATCTGCGGGAGCTTGGAATTCCCTTGTTATTTCTCCTCGTGCCCTTTCTCCTCATTCTGGAGCAGCCCGATCTGGGAACGGGGCTGATCCTGCTCATCGTTTCCGCATCGCTGTTTCTCTTTGTGGGCATACGGCTGAAGTCTCTCGGGTATGTTCTGACACTGGTTGTTCTCATGATGCCCGTGGGCTGGTTTTTCATGAAAGAGTACCAGAGAGAAAGAGTCTTGACGTTCCTGAATCCTGAGCGTGATCCTCTGGGGTCCGGATATCACATTATCCAGTCCATGATCGCGATTGGTTCAGGAGGGATCCTGGGAAAGGGGTTCCTCAAGGGAACCCAGACGCAGCTCCAGTTCCTTCCCGAACAGCAGACGGACTTTGTCTTTTCGGTCTTTGCCGAGGAGTGGGGGTTTCTGGGGGGGGGCGCTCTGATTCTCCTTTTTGCGTCTCTGATTCTCTGGAGTTTGAAAATATCCCTTCATTCCCGTGATTTTCTGGGAACCCTGATCGCTTTTGGATTGGCCGCTCTGTTGTTCTGGGAGGTTTTCATCAATATCGGCATGGTTCTGGGGATGATGCCTGTTGTGGGCATTCCTCTACCCTTTCTGAGCTACGGGGGCTCGGCCATTGTTTCACTGCTGACCTGTATTGGGCTGCTCTTGAATGTGAGCATGCGGAGATACATTCTCCAGCCCTGAAGATTGAACCTGGAATTGGCCGATCCGGCGGTAGGATTTGACCGGTTCGACAGGCCATTTGAGTTGAGCTGCAAGTTCCCTTGATATTATCGATTTGTTGCCGACTGCACCTTTCTGAGCCGGGAGCCCCGGGTTGGAGCCATCTCAAATATAGCTATATTTTGATCCAAAAATGCTTGACATTCTATTTTAGTTATGGTTAATGCAAACACGCCTGCTGACTGATTATATTTGGAGCTAAAAGGACATGGGGTTTGCTTTTTACCATATTGAGCGGTTTGTAGATGGGGCAAAGAAAAATCGCACGGAAAGCATTATTGGGGTATGTTACAGCCGGATGGACAGGTTTTAGTTTCCATTCGGTTTTTTTTTGCTTTTTTGATTGGTAGGTAAGGTTTAAAGAAACTGAATTTAGACAGAGAGGGATGTGTCATGACAATTGGTCTCGATTATACTTTTTGGATTCAGATTGCGAATTTTCTTTTCCTGATTTTTGTTCTGAATGTTCTGCTCTATAAGCCCGTCATGGGTATTCTTGAGAAGAGAAAAGAACAGATCGAAGGAGCCGAACGGGAAATCAAGGAGCTGAATCTGACGATAGAACAGAAGGAAGCCCGCTATGAAGAAAAGCTGCGTCTGGCGAAGAACGATGCTCTTGAACAGAAAAAGGAAATCGTTCGCGAAGGGTCCGAAGCAGCAAAAGGCATTCTCGATGCTGCCCGGGCTGAAATTCCCAAGATGGTAGAGCAGTTTGAGGCAAAAGTCTCGAAGGAAGTCGGCGAAGCACGGCGTATTCTGCGTGAGCAGTCGGAAAATATAGCAATGGAAATTGCCGAAAAAGTGATGGGAAGGAGTATCAAATGAGAGGCTTTATGTGGCGGCATTCCCCGAAAGACTGTTTGGGGCTGATTCCAGCTTTCCTCTTGGTTCTCAGCCTGGTTCCCTCGGTGGTGATGGCCTCTGGAGGCGGCGAACACGGGGGTGAAGGACCGGACTTGGTTAGGTTCGGATGGCAAGTCTTTGACTTTCTTGCTTTGGCTGTGCTCCTTTGGTGGCTCCTGGCAGGTAAAGTTAAGAGTTTTTTCGGCGGCCGACAGGAAGAAATTAAAACTGCGCTGGAAGAGGCGCGGTTGGCCAAAGAGGAGGCCCAGCGTAAATTTGAGGAATATTCTTCAAAGCTGGAAAAGGCGACGGGAGAAATCGAGGGCCTTTATGAGATGATAAAGTCTCAAGGATCGGTTGAAAAAGAGAAGATCCTCGAGGATGCAAAGAAAGCTGCTGAGAAGATGAAGGAAGATACGCAAACCCGGATCGAGCAGGAATTCAAGAAGGCCAGCAGTCAGTTGAGGCTGGAGGCTGTTCAACTGTCGGTACAGATGGCCGAGGACATTCTCAAGCGGAATGTCACTTCGGAAGATCATAAAATTATGGTTAAAGATTACTTGGATAAGGTGGTGAGAAAACATTGATCAACAGCGGTATTGCAAAGCGATATGCCAGGGCGTTCTTTGACATTGCCGGCGAGGATAAGCTCTATGAGCAGTATTATGATGAGCTGAACGGCTTCGCACGGATTGTTCAGGGAGACAAAAATCTTAAAGAATTTCTCGCGAATCCGATCTTTGACCAGGCTGAGAAGAAAGCTGTTGTGGAAGCGATTATTCAGAAGGTCAATATATCGGGGATGACAGCAAACTTTTTGAAATTGCTGGTCGACAAGAAGAGAATAGGAATGCTTGCCGAGATTGCGGATTTCTACCGTGAACTGATGGACCAGGTATTGAAGAGAGTTCGGGTCAGTGTGAAAACGGCCTTTCCATTGGAGGCGGAGGCGACAGCGGAAATAAAGAAAGGCCTCGAACAGATGACCGGCAAGCAGACAGAGGTTACCATTGAAGAAGACAGTTCTCTGCTCGGTGGGATCGTGATCAGGGTAGGGGATACGCTTTATGATGGAAGCATAAAGACACAATTGAATAATATAAGGAATCTCTTGGGGGAGGCAGTATAGAGCATGGATACAATCAAAGCAGAGGAAATAAGCCAGATTATTTCCAAACAGATTCGGGACTATGAGCGGAAGCTTGATGTCAGT
Proteins encoded in this window:
- the mrdA gene encoding penicillin-binding protein 2 — translated: MLRLKGRIKGHEIADYRQRFKLIFAIVLIALSFLILRLWYLQVIKGSELRQRSESNSVRLRKINPLRGMILDSYGKVLVDNQTSFDLIYIPNRPEDKKRVISELSNLYASRSWKIPEEFSQIGKAHPFIPSKIDRNISREKLALIETRSLELPGVATEVVPIRKYVAGEMIAHIVGYVSEVSPGELEKSNGKYGPGDMVGKYGIEKYYDAYLRGKNGAEQVEVNALGRAVRGLGKINPVPGYNLVLTIDAYLQEVAWKAMEGKSGAVVAMDPRDGSIYAMVSSPGFDPNLFNGGISTENWNLLSRDPQHPMEQRAISGQYPPGSTYKLVVAAAALEEGLISPDTSILCTGSFDLGNHTYRCWQKHGHGMVNLHRAIVESCDVYFYSIGKKLGVDKIAWYSKKFGFGAVTGIDLPREKAGIIPTSEWKLARFKKPWQMGETISVSIGQGFNSVTPLQLAAAYSALANGGTVYRPHIVKRIEASDGRLIQAMKAEKLGTLPLSRKTIELLKSGLWGVVNEKRGTGGALRRPQLDVCGKTGTAQVIGLPSNEKARRALQANRSYQDHALFTCFAPCRNPEIAVAVIVEHGGHGGSAAAPIARKVLDAYDQRKKYGAKIPLLEEEILKESMGDRDIKEEGRRRPEDESEGD
- the rodA gene encoding rod shape-determining protein RodA, with the protein product MRFDRRLVLNFDWTLLILVLLLCATGVLNIFSASYSFSGAKANLFYIKQLQWILLGLFCMSIAFCIDYRFICQYAYILHGTAVCCLIVVFFYGFATHGSQRWISLGSFSLQPSELVKLTLILALAKYFDEHKLDQGYYLRELGIPLLFLLVPFLLILEQPDLGTGLILLIVSASLFLFVGIRLKSLGYVLTLVVLMMPVGWFFMKEYQRERVLTFLNPERDPLGSGYHIIQSMIAIGSGGILGKGFLKGTQTQLQFLPEQQTDFVFSVFAEEWGFLGGGALILLFASLILWSLKISLHSRDFLGTLIAFGLAALLFWEVFINIGMVLGMMPVVGIPLPFLSYGGSAIVSLLTCIGLLLNVSMRRYILQP
- a CDS encoding ATP synthase F0 subunit B, which gives rise to MTIGLDYTFWIQIANFLFLIFVLNVLLYKPVMGILEKRKEQIEGAEREIKELNLTIEQKEARYEEKLRLAKNDALEQKKEIVREGSEAAKGILDAARAEIPKMVEQFEAKVSKEVGEARRILREQSENIAMEIAEKVMGRSIK
- a CDS encoding F0F1 ATP synthase subunit B family protein; amino-acid sequence: MRGFMWRHSPKDCLGLIPAFLLVLSLVPSVVMASGGGEHGGEGPDLVRFGWQVFDFLALAVLLWWLLAGKVKSFFGGRQEEIKTALEEARLAKEEAQRKFEEYSSKLEKATGEIEGLYEMIKSQGSVEKEKILEDAKKAAEKMKEDTQTRIEQEFKKASSQLRLEAVQLSVQMAEDILKRNVTSEDHKIMVKDYLDKVVRKH
- the atpH gene encoding ATP synthase F1 subunit delta, whose translation is MINSGIAKRYARAFFDIAGEDKLYEQYYDELNGFARIVQGDKNLKEFLANPIFDQAEKKAVVEAIIQKVNISGMTANFLKLLVDKKRIGMLAEIADFYRELMDQVLKRVRVSVKTAFPLEAEATAEIKKGLEQMTGKQTEVTIEEDSSLLGGIVIRVGDTLYDGSIKTQLNNIRNLLGEAV